One Coleofasciculaceae cyanobacterium genomic region harbors:
- the mutL gene encoding DNA mismatch repair endonuclease MutL: MVSEIQTLPNEVIDLIAAGEVIDSLAAVIRELVENSLDAGASRITIALDLNLGWVQVTDNGKGMLLEDLRLCTQPHSTSKIRTQKDLWQITSLGFRGEALHSIAQVADLTICSRAKHQTEPVGWKVTYQEAKLSQESIVAIATGTIVTVSNLFARIPVRRRGLPPAAQQLKAIQKLIQQIALCHPQITWQIKQKNSLWFKISPGATARDVLPQFLKRVSSSDLAYHQVEVTTPSFAQQTEALLQFAINPHSSIGKRQSSVIDRSQIELVIGLPDRCHRHRADWVGVSVNHRFVRSPELEQTILNSMAKTLPRDRFPVCLLHLHLCPSQVDWNRHPAKSEIYLHSLSYWQAEVTQAISHALKLNTANLPAAVGDRRIGKMLRVAEAASKKYHIDRELSKQLDTTTKQNISINSLKLRAVAQANKTYIVAEHASGIWLVEQHIAHERVLYEQLQDCWELVPLKTSITLEYLKPRQLEQLQKLKIDIELFGENIWAIRNAPKILVERDDCADALIELSWGGDLRSAQVATACRSAIRNGTNLSLEEMQNLLNLWQTTRNPRTCPHGRPIYLSLEESSLSRFFRRHWVIGKSHGI, translated from the coding sequence ATGGTATCAGAGATACAGACTCTACCAAATGAAGTAATCGATCTTATTGCAGCGGGCGAGGTGATCGATTCTTTAGCAGCAGTAATTAGAGAGCTAGTCGAGAATTCTCTTGATGCGGGGGCGAGTCGCATTACTATTGCTTTAGATCTTAATTTAGGCTGGGTTCAGGTGACAGACAATGGCAAGGGTATGCTATTGGAAGATTTACGGCTGTGTACCCAACCCCATAGTACCAGCAAAATTCGCACTCAAAAAGATTTATGGCAGATTACTAGCTTGGGCTTTCGTGGAGAGGCTCTTCACAGCATCGCCCAAGTAGCAGATCTCACTATTTGTAGCCGTGCTAAACACCAAACAGAGCCTGTGGGCTGGAAAGTGACCTATCAAGAGGCTAAACTCAGTCAAGAATCAATAGTGGCGATCGCCACTGGCACAATTGTCACTGTTTCTAACCTATTTGCCAGAATTCCCGTTCGTCGTCGAGGCTTACCTCCTGCTGCACAACAGCTAAAAGCAATTCAAAAACTAATTCAGCAAATTGCCCTATGTCATCCTCAAATCACCTGGCAAATTAAACAGAAAAATAGTCTTTGGTTCAAGATTAGCCCTGGTGCGACGGCTAGAGATGTTCTACCACAGTTTCTTAAAAGAGTTAGCAGCAGCGATTTAGCTTATCATCAGGTAGAAGTAACAACACCCAGCTTCGCCCAGCAAACTGAAGCCTTACTACAGTTTGCAATTAATCCTCATTCGTCAATCGGTAAGCGTCAATCTTCAGTAATCGATCGCTCTCAAATTGAACTAGTTATCGGTCTACCAGATCGCTGTCATCGTCATCGAGCAGATTGGGTTGGGGTGTCGGTTAATCATCGCTTTGTGCGATCGCCTGAACTAGAGCAGACTATTTTAAACAGCATGGCGAAAACTCTACCCCGCGATCGCTTTCCAGTCTGTTTGCTCCATCTTCATCTGTGTCCGAGTCAGGTTGATTGGAATCGTCATCCCGCTAAGTCGGAAATATATCTTCATTCTCTTTCCTATTGGCAAGCAGAAGTCACTCAGGCAATTTCCCATGCTTTAAAACTGAATACAGCTAATCTTCCTGCTGCGGTAGGCGATCGCCGAATCGGTAAGATGCTGCGCGTAGCTGAAGCTGCGTCTAAAAAATATCATATCGACCGCGAGCTTAGCAAACAGCTTGACACAACAACGAAGCAAAACATTTCGATTAACTCATTAAAACTTAGAGCAGTAGCTCAAGCAAACAAAACTTATATTGTTGCCGAACACGCTTCGGGAATATGGTTAGTGGAACAGCATATCGCTCACGAACGAGTATTATACGAACAGCTCCAGGACTGTTGGGAATTAGTCCCTCTAAAAACATCAATTACTTTAGAATATCTCAAGCCACGACAGCTAGAGCAGCTACAAAAATTAAAGATCGATATTGAACTATTTGGGGAAAACATTTGGGCGATACGTAATGCCCCGAAAATACTGGTAGAGCGAGATGATTGTGCTGATGCTTTAATTGAATTGAGTTGGGGCGGAGATTTGCGATCGGCTCAGGTAGCAACAGCTTGTCGTAGTGCGATTCGCAACGGTACAAATTTAAGTTTAGAAGAAATGCAGAATTTGTTGAATTTATGGCAAACTACGCGCAACCCCCGTACCTGTCCTCATGGTAGACCAATTTATCTTTCTCTCGAAGAATCTAGCCTATCTCGATTTTTTCGTCGCCACTGGGTAATTGGCAAGAGTCACGGAATTTAG